One window from the genome of Moorena sp. SIOASIH encodes:
- a CDS encoding RNA-binding protein hfq, which translates to MAQFDTGLPSISQIQGYIKDQQLLELKLLTGDSFRGKLCWQDQNCLCLITQDQQSIMIPYHAIAYLKPEATQG; encoded by the coding sequence ATGGCCCAATTCGATACCGGCTTGCCCAGTATTAGTCAAATTCAAGGCTATATCAAAGACCAACAACTCCTAGAGCTCAAACTTCTCACTGGGGATTCCTTCAGGGGGAAATTGTGCTGGCAAGATCAAAACTGCCTGTGTCTGATCACTCAAGATCAGCAGAGCATCATGATCCCTTATCATGCGATCGCTTATCTAAAGCCAGAGGCAACTCAAGGCTAA
- a CDS encoding M23 family metallopeptidase, producing MKSLSSHGSLSDVEHYSPSSPTPLLSAKHLAKRLSTTIAIALASGFVALCQPVQALQVQVQPENPQLGDTLSVVIQTETVGSPPTVSMGQKTYPTFATGTNRYRALLPTTPLDKPGKLVLRVTGDGKVNNIAVPLQNRSFPVQRIRLSGKASAPATQFELNRVAQFKKLVTPEKFWNGKFYRPNNARVSSIFGIRRYYNGVFANNYYHRGVDYAGGFGSPVVAPAAGRIALVGRESQGFRVHGNTVGINHGQGVLSIMLHLSQIKVKEGDFVQAGQVIGSIGSTGASTGPHLHWGLYVHGQSVDPVPWRWEGVN from the coding sequence GTGAAATCATTATCCTCTCATGGCTCACTATCGGACGTAGAGCACTATTCTCCTTCTAGTCCCACCCCACTTCTGAGTGCAAAGCACCTTGCCAAACGCCTGAGTACAACTATAGCAATAGCCCTGGCATCGGGTTTTGTAGCCCTGTGCCAACCAGTGCAAGCTTTACAGGTACAAGTTCAACCAGAAAATCCCCAATTAGGCGATACTTTGTCGGTGGTAATTCAAACGGAAACAGTCGGTTCACCACCGACCGTTTCTATGGGTCAAAAGACCTATCCTACCTTTGCGACAGGGACAAATCGTTATCGAGCTTTACTACCCACTACACCATTAGATAAACCAGGAAAATTGGTTTTGCGGGTGACTGGTGATGGTAAAGTCAACAACATAGCTGTACCACTTCAGAATCGGTCTTTCCCTGTCCAACGCATCCGGTTGTCTGGCAAAGCGTCTGCCCCAGCAACCCAGTTTGAATTAAATCGGGTTGCCCAGTTTAAAAAATTAGTGACACCAGAAAAATTCTGGAATGGTAAGTTCTATAGACCCAACAATGCTCGTGTCTCCAGCATTTTCGGTATTCGTCGCTACTACAACGGTGTCTTTGCTAACAACTACTACCATCGTGGTGTTGACTATGCCGGTGGCTTCGGTTCACCAGTAGTAGCACCAGCAGCAGGACGAATAGCACTAGTGGGACGAGAGTCTCAAGGTTTCCGGGTTCATGGTAACACCGTAGGGATTAACCATGGTCAAGGGGTACTCAGTATCATGCTGCACTTGAGCCAAATTAAAGTTAAAGAGGGGGATTTCGTTCAAGCTGGCCAGGTCATTGGTAGCATTGGTTCTACAGGTGCTTCCACTGGTCCTCATCTACATTGGGGTCTCTATGTTCACGGTCAGTCGGTTGACCCAGTACCCTGGAGATGGGAAGGTGTGAATTGA
- a CDS encoding late competence development ComFB family protein, which produces MRIEQIVEKALKDGYLTPLMESEVGRLCDTASELSIEEYMALDKLMGALLSGEVVTVARKQFINVMEELVLSEAIDQVTNIEEKCDRFLEVGDIAAYALNRLPPLYATTEKGAQYQRKRAKEDLKDLINHQVKDAIAKYLERPDFGADRQAIRKKTSKDLMGQISSMLEGCAPGFEPKAQRSNGLHGLR; this is translated from the coding sequence ATGAGAATTGAGCAAATTGTAGAAAAAGCGTTGAAAGATGGGTACTTAACTCCCCTGATGGAGAGTGAGGTCGGTCGCCTTTGTGACACAGCTTCGGAACTCTCCATTGAAGAATATATGGCATTAGACAAACTGATGGGGGCGCTTCTATCCGGTGAGGTGGTTACAGTTGCTCGCAAGCAGTTTATCAATGTTATGGAAGAGTTGGTATTAAGCGAAGCAATTGATCAAGTTACGAACATAGAAGAAAAGTGCGATCGCTTTCTGGAGGTAGGAGATATTGCTGCCTATGCCCTCAATAGACTTCCCCCTCTCTATGCCACTACCGAAAAAGGTGCTCAATACCAACGTAAAAGAGCAAAGGAAGACCTAAAGGATTTAATTAACCATCAAGTCAAGGACGCCATAGCCAAATACCTAGAGCGACCTGATTTTGGCGCTGATCGCCAAGCAATCCGCAAAAAAACCAGCAAAGATCTGATGGGACAGATTAGTAGTATGTTAGAGGGCTGTGCACCAGGCTTTGAGCCAAAGGCTCAGCGCTCAAATGGATTACATGGATTACGTTGA
- a CDS encoding L,D-transpeptidase: MAINHSINTSLMIFCFGSAGLLISATLPQLKLKQLTPEISQVLPATSRLTIARLGTLETLTKTSSVYPELAPLSSEKTGSDLVKPQVTPKRLKSKIPKVLPATSYFTDAIAAITYQVVVDLSDTTVYLYWGEQLLQSHPVAIGKPGWDTPTGSFKIIRKQPNPIWKEPITGELIPPGPDNPLGERWIGFWSDGHHQIGLHGTDEEELIGKAVSHGCLRMLNQDIKQLYEQVSLGTPVIVRD, encoded by the coding sequence ATGGCCATTAACCACTCAATTAACACCAGCTTAATGATATTTTGCTTTGGGTCAGCAGGATTGTTAATCTCAGCTACACTACCACAGCTTAAGCTGAAGCAACTTACACCTGAGATTAGCCAGGTCTTGCCAGCCACCTCTCGGTTGACCATAGCACGACTCGGTACACTAGAGACGTTGACAAAAACTTCTTCAGTATACCCGGAACTGGCACCGTTGTCATCCGAAAAGACAGGCTCAGATCTGGTAAAACCTCAGGTAACACCAAAGAGACTGAAATCAAAAATTCCCAAGGTTTTACCAGCCACCTCTTATTTTACTGACGCAATTGCTGCTATTACTTACCAGGTAGTTGTGGATTTGAGTGATACTACGGTCTACTTGTACTGGGGAGAACAATTGCTCCAGAGCCACCCAGTTGCCATTGGTAAACCAGGTTGGGATACACCCACTGGCAGTTTCAAAATTATTCGCAAACAACCCAACCCTATTTGGAAAGAACCGATTACTGGTGAACTCATACCTCCTGGACCTGATAATCCTTTAGGAGAAAGGTGGATTGGTTTTTGGTCTGACGGGCACCATCAAATCGGGCTTCATGGCACTGATGAAGAAGAGCTAATCGGCAAAGCGGTTTCCCACGGCTGCTTACGGATGCTCAACCAGGATATTAAACAGTTGTATGAGCAGGTAAGTCTAGGAACACCAGTTATTGTGAGAGATTAA
- a CDS encoding sigma-70 family RNA polymerase sigma factor: MSQPISLSWSTEVTLPQLPVQPEKLSNYDLVLRCQEGMSPDRTAFAELLRRYQSHVDKILYHLAPDWQDRSDLAQEVWIRVYRNIKRLNEPVKFKGWLSRIATNLFYDELRKRKRVAHPLSLDAPRHMDDGDMDWEIASAEPGPEEDMTTREFYEQLHKAISELPEVFRTTIILREIEGMAYEEIAEITGASLGTVKSRIARARARLQSHLQAYLDS; this comes from the coding sequence ATGAGCCAACCAATTTCTCTATCCTGGTCAACAGAGGTAACGCTTCCTCAACTGCCGGTGCAACCTGAGAAACTCTCTAACTATGATTTGGTTTTACGCTGTCAGGAAGGGATGAGTCCTGACCGCACAGCCTTTGCTGAGCTACTACGTCGGTATCAGTCCCACGTGGATAAGATTTTGTATCACTTGGCACCAGACTGGCAAGATCGGTCCGATTTAGCCCAAGAGGTGTGGATTAGGGTTTACCGTAATATTAAACGACTTAATGAACCAGTCAAGTTCAAAGGTTGGTTAAGCCGTATTGCCACCAATCTGTTCTATGATGAGCTCCGCAAACGCAAGCGGGTAGCCCACCCCCTGTCTCTGGATGCACCACGTCATATGGATGATGGCGATATGGATTGGGAAATTGCTTCAGCAGAGCCTGGTCCAGAAGAAGATATGACGACCCGAGAGTTTTATGAGCAACTGCACAAGGCAATCTCAGAGTTGCCAGAAGTGTTCCGTACTACCATTATCCTTAGGGAAATCGAAGGTATGGCTTATGAAGAAATTGCCGAAATTACTGGCGCTTCTCTCGGAACCGTTAAGTCTAGAATTGCTAGAGCAAGAGCGAGATTACAATCTCACCTGCAAGCTTATCTAGATTCCTAA
- a CDS encoding Fis family transcriptional regulator: protein MTSKFNPDNTYGQESAKDMDSLKRDREAWPTANSFKLISAYVDGEVTSAERSKVQQLLATDPDAKRLYNRLLMLRQAFRTMPVPPTEQPAQELVQQVFSKIDRRRNRRKFVWGGAAIAAMFVGAVSMIVPNGPSPVPQIATNVTPSPKAEPLRIALNRPLLEIPKAPVSSPRPSVVIPELNGNVNNPNLN from the coding sequence ATGACCTCTAAATTTAACCCTGATAACACTTATGGGCAGGAATCTGCCAAAGATATGGATTCCCTCAAGCGCGATCGCGAAGCGTGGCCTACGGCCAATAGCTTTAAATTAATCAGTGCCTACGTTGATGGGGAAGTAACATCAGCAGAGCGCTCTAAGGTGCAGCAGCTATTGGCAACTGACCCAGATGCCAAACGATTATACAATCGACTGCTGATGCTACGTCAGGCATTCCGAACCATGCCCGTCCCACCAACAGAGCAACCAGCTCAAGAACTGGTACAGCAAGTTTTCTCAAAAATTGACCGCCGCCGGAATCGCCGAAAATTCGTTTGGGGTGGTGCTGCCATTGCTGCCATGTTTGTCGGTGCGGTTTCGATGATTGTGCCTAATGGGCCCTCACCAGTCCCACAGATAGCGACTAACGTAACTCCATCCCCGAAAGCAGAACCCCTCAGGATTGCTCTGAATCGACCGCTGCTAGAGATACCTAAAGCTCCAGTGTCATCTCCTAGACCTTCAGTAGTCATACCAGAACTTAATGGAAATGTCAATAATCCTAATTTAAATTAA